In Clostridium swellfunianum, a genomic segment contains:
- a CDS encoding carbohydrate ABC transporter permease: protein MGIKRIKYSSRRLNEIIAGYLFIAPMAIGLGIFSGYAFFQNIYFSFNKVGAFGKPKFIGLENYINAFTDPDFFLALKNTFFYTIFGVPLVIIFSVIIAHLLNKKIKGRTFYRVCIFVPAITMPAAIGILWRWLLNYKFGIVNYLLEKVGITSVAWLSEPKTVKWAILIALVWSMVSYYVIIMLGGMQSIDPSYYEAAIVDGAGPVQLFFKVTIPLLTPIIFFSTIMSAIGILQIFDFIFLMIQRNSIAYQYSISVVTYFYELAFVKNLRGYASAISIILCSIIMIFTSAQLYFQKYWVNYDN, encoded by the coding sequence ATCGCCCCAATGGCAATAGGGCTAGGAATCTTTTCAGGGTATGCCTTTTTTCAAAATATATATTTTAGCTTTAATAAGGTTGGAGCCTTTGGCAAACCAAAATTCATTGGACTTGAAAATTACATCAATGCATTTACGGATCCGGATTTCTTTTTAGCATTGAAAAACACCTTCTTTTATACTATTTTTGGGGTGCCTTTAGTCATTATATTTTCCGTTATAATAGCTCACCTGCTGAATAAGAAGATTAAAGGGCGTACGTTCTATAGAGTTTGTATCTTCGTACCAGCTATTACCATGCCTGCAGCTATCGGCATATTGTGGCGTTGGCTCTTAAATTATAAATTCGGCATTGTTAATTATTTGCTAGAGAAGGTTGGAATAACCTCAGTAGCTTGGCTCAGTGAACCGAAAACTGTAAAATGGGCAATCTTGATAGCCCTTGTTTGGTCAATGGTAAGTTATTATGTAATTATAATGTTAGGCGGAATGCAGTCTATCGATCCATCATATTATGAGGCGGCAATAGTAGACGGAGCCGGTCCTGTCCAATTGTTTTTTAAAGTAACTATACCATTATTAACTCCAATTATTTTCTTTTCTACAATAATGTCAGCAATAGGAATTCTGCAGATCTTTGACTTCATATTTTTAATGATACAAAGAAATTCCATTGCTTATCAGTATTCTATAAGCGTAGTAACCTATTTCTATGAGTTAGCATTTGTTAAAAACCTGCGTGGATACGCTTCAGCAATATCCATCATCTTATGCAGTATTATAATGATTTTCACTAGCGCACAATTATATTTCCAAAAGTATTGGGTA